The Coffea arabica cultivar ET-39 chromosome 2c, Coffea Arabica ET-39 HiFi, whole genome shotgun sequence genome includes the window GAAAGTTTCTCATATAGTTCGTATAATGAATATACCATTCTTATTATTGTGGAAACTTATGACTTCTGTTTATCCTCTACTAGCAATTCCTACCAATAATTGGTTGGACAGTTGTCCTTTACTTTTTTACAAACACTTGTTGTGCAAAATTTTCTTTCACTTTCCTCTTTTATATGGTCCATCAACATATTTAACTCCTAGTATTCATATAGTTTTCCGAACAaactttctattttattttttttatagtgtTTCAATCAAGTCGTGTGCctaaaacaagtacaagtaaacttGTTCCACATCATTGTCAAAATATGCAAGTTATGTGATAAGCTTGCAGTATTATTACCTGGGTATGTCCCTGCTTAGTTTTTGCTCCGGATCCCCCATCTCCCATTTCACAATTCAGGTTCATCTTCCCTAAACTTTTTTAGATTTCATACTTTCGAGACTATCCCTTTTTGCCActatttcttccttctcctcaTTGTAATTTCTGTTAGGTGACAATGCATttccaccatttttcttctttgcccCTTCGTCTAAAACTTTCTTATTCGATGATGTtattttgtcctattttctAGAGTTGTGGATGAATGAATATTGGCAATTATTTTGGAGGGAATGCAAGGGgctttttttgtttcaattacTGCTTCCTGTTCATTTGGATGGGATTCTATGGAACGAAGTTCTAAGGCTTTGTGACGAAATCTGTTTAAAGTAAAacattgtttttttattttttgagccTTACTAATTGAAACAAGGTCGTTTTGTCTCTTACTTATTCCCTTGCGACGTGGCTCTCACTGAGCCTCTTGTTGGAACATGTGAGAGGACCGCTCCTGAACAATTCATCTGATGACGGACACGCGGCACAAACGGTTGCATTGTATTCATTTTCAACTACGCGTAACTTCTATTGCACATGATGCAACTTACTTTACACATGACGTAATTTTACAACACTTTTTTGTGGGCCCCACACATggcgtgaaaatcgagttacatgcTGTAATTTgagccgcacaaatttttgaggCCACATCGTGGCCGTGAACCTTCAGGAACGGTTGTATCTGACAACCGTTCCTGCCCCATTTCCTCTGATGACGGATACGGGGCAGGAGCGGTCGTCAGGCCGACCGCTCCTGAACGGTCTCCTCACAAGACCCAAATGTGAGGCGAGAAATATTCCACGTCAGAAAGCCTTCAACAGGCCCCAAAAACGATGCCattccaaacaaaaaaatgTTTAGCCAAAATGGGAACATGACGGACCAAACGGAagagtttcaattttgaaaatcaaGTTGAAAATTTGAATCAGCCGCACAAAACAAAACTGAGGGAAGAGAGGAGGCATCCTGATAAAAGTAGCAATTGACAAAAAAGTGGGTGGAGAAAGCTGGGGTATGGTGTTGAGTGAATAAGGAAGAAAGTAAACAGAAAAGTGGAGAGTCGCACAAAACAAAACTAAGGGAAGAGAAGAGGCATCCTGTTGAAGGCAGTAAATTGACAGAAAAGTGGGTGGAGCGAGCCGGGGTATGGTGTTGAGTGAATAAGGAAGAAAGCAAATAGAAAAGTAGAGAGTCGCACAAAACAAAGCTGAGGGAAGAGAGGAGACATCTTGCTGAAAGTAGCAATTGACAAAAAAGTGGGTGGGGAGAGCTGGGGTATGATGTTGAGTGAATAAGGAAGAAAGCAAGCAGTGCAGTGAGAGTGTTGTATGCATTTTGAAACTGGGTATGTGAGTGTTGTATCTTTTTTGAATGTGTGCAAGGCAGGCGGCAAGGTAGAAGCGAACAGAGGAAATTCATCATCTCATGAAGCCAGATTTTGTCGTGCAACTTAATAGCAGAAGCAACTGCGTTCTCTGAATTCGGTGAAACATAAAGCATATGGTTAAGACCAAGGTAACGTGACTGAATATAGTGTGTTAAATGAGTAATATGTAGTTGGTCCATGCTCATCATACAATCTTAGTTTGCCCCTCTCCTGACCATGCAATGTGTATAAAATGGAGGCGTAGGGTTGATTGAGGTGAAGTAGAGGAAAAGACatatatgtgaataataaaAAGATGTACCTGGTGTTGTAAGTTAATTATATGATGtaagaaatatattacaatgagTAGAAAATACTTGTTTGGTCCTTAAAACGTAGAAATAGTAGAAAATGCCCAGTTGGCTTAGGCAGTTGTCATTAATGAATGACATAAGGTCCAGTGAACTAAAGAATGTAGAACCTAAATATAATCAGCAGAGTGGATGTACATACAGTTAAAATAGACTTACATCATGTGACCAATACATTACAATCCGTATAACTTAGTGTACATAGAGTTCTATTAGTACATAGATAATGCCGTTGTCTTAAGAGTAAAAGTAAGGTGATGTGATTCATTAATCGTATTGATAAGCATAATAATAGGATTTGGTATATGAGTAATATGTGATTCATAACACATTTTGAATGGTAATATACATTCATCTTGTCGTTTATGTATATACAATTCATGAAATGTTGCAAATTATGGTGTTTGATGCATAATTGATAGAAGCAGAAGTAATGGATTGCAGCAAATTGACAGAAGATAAGATCCCTGAGTTAGGAATGGAATTCAACAGTGAAGAGGAAGCGTACAAGTTTTACAACAAATATGCCTTTAAAATGAGTTTTAGTGTACGCAAAGACTATCTGAATAAAGACAAAGATGGTGTGATCACGTCTAGTAGATATAGTTGCTGCAAGAAAGGTGTGAAGCGCAAATACGAAGGTGATGCGATGCCAAAGAGGACACGAGCGCCGACGAAAACGGGGTGTGGAGCTAAAATGATTATCGTGTTACTTAGAGGGACAATGAAGTACCGTGTGCATGACCTTGTCTTAGAACATAACCATGAGTTGCACATTACTCAATGTTCGCACATGATGCCATCACAAAGAAAAGTGAGTGAGGTTCAAGAATTCCAACCTGAAATAAGCAAGGATGCTGGATTTTCATTGAAATAGAGCCATGAGCTTATGGGAAAGGAGACAGATTTTGGATGAGTAATGTGGGATATATACGGGATGGTAAATATTTATGCTACAACAATGTTATCGTTATACAGTTAATTAATCCATAAGTACCATTCACTATAAAATAACATTATTGTCGTGTCAATAATACAGGTTTCAGAATCGGAGCCGACATCGATTTCATTTTATGAACATATGTTTATGGGATACCGTTCATCAACTGACTCAGTTTCGGTTAGTATAAAATGGGCATGACTTTAACTTTTATTAGATGTTTCTTACAGCACAATTAGTTATGATGATGTTACATTGTGTGATGATTTTGTTACAGCTGACATCCCTCCTGATATACCCTTTTTGTCTGTTTTATACAATTATTTGGTCCATACAAAACTCGTAGAAGCATTCAATGACCCAGTCAGTGAATGACCCTCCAAACGTTGTTGCTCCCGAAATCAAGGAAAGTTCAACGGTATATATACATTTAGTAGATaaaatttgattcttttttcGTATCGTAgagctattttttctttaattgtaatGGTGGGCACCCGAACGCTGTCGAAGCATGCATATTTTGTAGTTAACATATAATGCTTTATTGACATATTATTTTGTATTATTCAAAAGTCCACAGATTGGCTAATCAGGAGTCTCATGGAAGTATCCCTATAAAATGGATGCACcccaaattttttatattttctaaccATAACTCCGTCAGAGATATCTTAATGATCTGAAATATCATTTTTGTTATAATGTCTAGTCCAATTTAGCTTTGTAACTGAGCAATATAGGCATTGCTAATGAGTTGTTGACAGTTGAATAGTTATATTATACAATGTATGCGGAGCGTGCAACAATTTTAGAATACTACGATAATGATgcatatcatgtattttcacCATCACCCCAGGTGACAAGCTTTTATCATTACCCCACATATTTATGGtgttttgttaattggatactTTGACAGCGTATATCATTAACCGTATGTTTCATTAACTGTATTGGCTGATTTGCCATCGTTACGCATAATAAGAAAGAAATAACACCCAGGGATTGCGACTAACTGTTGACGTCAACTCCTCTCAGTTGCAGGTTGATGAATGATATATATCTATAATTTTTATGAATACAAAATAATTGATTGTTCCAAACAATTGAGTGCTTGTACAAGCACTTTGTTATGTTCGTCTATGTTAAAACTTAGACATGTGGTTTACAATTGTATTAACGATGAATATTACAGATAGtattacaggcacttcaatGGGTATTACTCCTTTAGTACGGAAATGAAGTTATAATTGGCGTCTCGGATTGGTTCCACACGACCACATGCCAAGTAACCGTTTCGCAAAAGAACATGATACTTCGTTGGAACAACTAATTTGAAAGTGGAGTAACTAATATTTAAAATACAACAAATAATCATAACGAGATGTACAGATTGAGTTACAACGAGTTAGGTGTATGTTACAATTCATTACAACTAATGAATTAGCAATCGGCAGCTTTTTGTCTTCTCTAGTTAAAACTAGTGATATTACAACTAGTAATTTTACAACTAATGATATTCCACGATGTTACAATGAGTGATACTATAATTAGTTAACGTCCGATGAAcctttcctcttctcttgtttgtgCAATTGCTCTTAGCACAAATAATAATTCCCTTCCCTCTCCCCCGACACATTAAATTTCTTAGACATTTTATTAAATGCTCTAGTAATTTGCAGTTAGGGTTGTCTCAAACACTTAATTAATTTTCATTGTTGTAACTAAGAACGAACAAAGCTGTAAGTAAGAACGCACGAATTGTAACTAGATATGCACTTTGGTGTTGACCATCATAGTGAGTTGTTGTTGTTCCACTATGAAATATGAAGTTCATGTATTAAGGTAACCATACAATCTCGTTAAACTTAATAGACATAATATTTGGAAGTAGCAAGGTGATTATGTTACAAGGCTCCGATGTTACAATCTCATATGCAGCTACATTTGTATCATACAGGCTTACTATCACATGTGTTGGTAGAATGTACTCGGCTGATCGCAGAACGGTGCTCTTATTTGTTGCACGTGTAGATTTACTTTATCTCAATGTCAAGGCCTCCTAAAAAGCGAAGAACATGCATTTCATATGATTTCATATCTATCGTTGTGTAACAAATTGTAAATCAATTTGTAATAGTTTTCAAACACATTGTAACTAACAGTTTTCAAATACCACTGTATTAATTTTCGAACACACTTTAACATTCCATTAACTATTTTGTAATCATCTTCAAATATACAGTAACTTaccaataactattttgtaacactCTTTAAACACACTGTAACTAACAGTTATAATAatagttttgtattaattttcaaacACTGTAACACTACAATAACTATTTTATAACACTCTTCAAACACATcgtaactttccaataactattttgtaataCTCTTCAAGCACACTATAACTAACAGTCTTCAAATAGTTTTGTAACACTCTTCAAATATAgtgtaacttttcaataactattttgtaacataATTTCAAACACACTGCAACTAACAGTCTTTAAAcagttttgtattaattttcaaacACTGTAACTTTCCAATAATTATTTTGTAACACTCTTCAAACACACTGTAAAAAAACGAGCACTAAATTGTAACTATCTTCATACACACTGTAACTGTTATTATTCAAACAGTTTTAAATGAAATCACATGTGATTATTATCGATTTAAATGAAGTTTGTCTAGTTTGTACTTTATGCAACAAACAAATTGGTGTGTTATGACATCCCTTCCTACAAGTTTTTTATCATGACtaagaaatgaaattattttctatATAGGTATCATTATTATGGTATAAACACAGTTAACGTATGTGTCTACCTTTTACAGTCATGTTACTTGAATTACAACATTATGAATAATACAACAGTACCAACCTTTCCTTTTTCGACCATATGACCGCAATCTATATGGTGTTTCTGGGTCATGCAGCTGTGACATCGATGCACTCCCAATCAAGATGGTTGCACTATAGATTGACTTTCTTCGACAGGTTGTGACATTTGCCTTCGAAAGGTGGTTGCACTCCCAATCACTTCACTTTGTATGTCTCCCTCAACAGTATGTACCATCTTAGAAATCCATATCTTATTTAATCTCCACTCAGCCACTGTTATGTAATAAAACCTACACCAATTTCATGCACAATAACCATAACAATCCCTAACCCATGCACGCAATTTTGCAAGCACTTGGTGTGCAAAATTTTCAATACCTTTCTTTCCCCGTGTTGGTTATTATAATATCTATTATGTGCAACCGAAGGTTCCAGTGCATTAGCTATTTTCCACTGTATTAAACAATTACTTCAACCAAAACTACAACAAGTATAATCAGCCCATTTGTTCACAACGATGTATATAGCAAAAGATAACTACAAGTCAAATTGATCCACGATTTATCTGATACCATTGATGTTTTCTTACCTGTGTTTCTTCTGCTTTATCTCTTCTTCGGATCTCCCAACCTTGTACTCCACAATTCCCGTTCACCTTCTCAAGTCTTTTGATATTTGAGTGCCAATCCTAAACTCTCTCCTTCTGCCACTACTTATTGCTTCTCCTCGCCGTGATTTTCCTTCGCAGCCACTCTATTTCTACTACTTCTTGCTATTCCTTGTATAATGCTGCAATgttgttttccttttgcttttctttcttgctctGTTTTGTAGAATTTTGCATTAATGAATATGGGCAATTATTTTGGAGGGAGTGTGACTTAATTTTTCGTTTTGAGGATTCATTTGGGCGGTAATGGACCAGCGCTTCATGAAACGGTCCgtcaactctttttctttttgtttgttcCGTTTCTCCTCAACTAAAAGCTTCCTGACGTGGAATATTTCTCGCCTCACATTTGAGTCTAGTGAGGAGACCGTTCAGGAGCGGTCGGCC containing:
- the LOC113724235 gene encoding protein FAR1-RELATED SEQUENCE 5-like → MDCSKLTEDKIPELGMEFNSEEEAYKFYNKYAFKMSFSVRKDYLNKDKDGVITSSRYSCCKKGVKRKYEGDAMPKRTRAPTKTGCGAKMIIVLLRGTMKYRVHDLVLEHNHELHITQCSHMMPSQRKVSEVQEFQPEISKDAGFSLK